In the genome of Fundulus heteroclitus isolate FHET01 unplaced genomic scaffold, MU-UCD_Fhet_4.1 scaffold_36, whole genome shotgun sequence, one region contains:
- the LOC105934340 gene encoding interphotoreceptor matrix proteoglycan 1 has product MESMEELHYREDARRVLEEEEPPAVGSDHLSPSEEDLLPVMPGLIQPSQEHLIRPIPEGSPMEDGAEVDSGSSRTPEPRDSGLQSEAAASAAETGVPPAQRPEEGTSIPAVDASSAPPASVDVLQVSSPGPTPDSGFYEEPGDRTQPREPSAVGAHDVWEEEPEGLTSPPAGGPEQMKVLRTSAPAGEERSRAGVTAPPPLTYLTTPTMTTASNGQELVVFFSLRLTNMDFSEDLFNRTSSEYRSLENTLLDVLLPYLQANLTGFRKLEILNFRKGSVVVNSKMKFSRSVPYNLTEAVRCILEEFCSSAARKLRLQIDRRSLDVEPADQADPCRFLACGDFSRCRVDGWSREARCVCEPGFLSVDQQPCRSVCVLQPQRCPHGQCHLVPGRGAECRPHSGSVAPSR; this is encoded by the exons ATGGAGAGCATGGAAGAACTCCACTACAGAGAAGACGCTCGTCGGGTTCTGGAAGAGGAGGAACCTCCTGCGGTTGGTTCTGATCATCTCAGTCCATCAGAGGAAGATCTTCTGCCCGTCATGCCGGGACTCATCCAGCCCTCACAGGAACATCTCATCCGTCCAATCCCAGAAGGTTCCCCCATGGAGGACGGGGCTGAGGTGGACAGCGGTTCTTCCAGAACACCAGAACCTCGGGACAGTGGTCTTCAGTCTGAAGCAGCTGCCTCAG CTGCAGAGACCGGGGTCCCACCAGCCCAGAGACCAGAAGAAGGGACCTCCATACCCGCCGTAGAtgcctcctctgctcctccagcttCTGTCGATGTGCTCCAGGTCTCCTCACCTGGCCCAACGCCTGACTCTGGGTTCTATGAGGAACCAGGGGACAGAACCCAACCCAGAGAGCCTTCTGCTGTTGGTGCTCATGACGTCTGGGAAGAAGAGCCTGAAGGCCTCACCTCCCCTCCAGCGGGGGGGCCGGAGCAGATGAAGGTGCTGAGAACCTCAGCGCCTGCAGGAGAGGAGCGCAGCAGGGCCGGCGTCACGGCCCCGCCCCCTCTGACCTACCTGACCACGCCCACCATGACCACGGCCAGCAACGGGCAGGAGCTGGTGGTCTTCTTCAGCCTGCGTCTCACCAACATGGACTTCTCTGAGGACCTCTTCAACAGGACCTCATCTGAGTACAGGTCCTTGGAGAACACGCTTCTAGATGTG CTGCTGCCGTACCTGCAGGCCAACCTGACCGGCTTCAGGAAGCTGGAGATCCTGAACTTCAGGAAGGGCAGCGTTGTGGTCAACAGCAAGATGAAGTTCTCCAGGTCGGTTCCGTACAACCTGACCGAGGCCGTGCGCTGCATCCTGGAGGAGTTCTGCTCGTCAGCCGCCAGGAAGCTGCGGCTGCAGATCGACCGCCGCTCCCTGGACGTGGAGCCAG CCGACCAGGCCGACCCGTGCCGGTTCCTGGCCTGCGGAGACTTTTCCCGCTGCAGGGTGGACGGCTGGAGCCGGGAGGcccggtgtgtgtgtgagccGGGCTTCCTGTCCGTGGACCAGCAGCCCTGCAGGAGCGTCTGCGTCCTGCAGCCGCAGCGCTGCCCACACGGCCAGTGTCACCTGGTTCCAGGACGAGGAGCCGAGTGCAG accGCACAGCGGATCTGTGGCGCCGAGCCGTTAG